A stretch of DNA from Pseudonocardia hierapolitana:
GCCCTCCGGTTCGACGAGCGCGACGAGGACCTCGGCACGATCGACGTCGACGTCCCCGCGACCGCGACCTCCGTCGACGTGACGGTACCGATCGCCCGGCAGCGCAACGGGCAGGCCGAGGACGAGCTGACGTGGTCGCCGGAACGCCCGCGGCTGGTCGACGCCACGGTGTCGCTGCTCGACGCCGACGGGGGCGTCACCGACGCGGTGAGCTCCTACCTGGGCGTCCGCACCGTGGGCGTGGCCCGCGGCGCGTTCCTGCTCAACGGGCGGCCGTACGACGTCCGGTCGGTGCTGAACCAGGGGTTCTGGCCGGACAGCCACCTGGCCGCGCCGTCCCGCGGTGCGCTGCGGCGCGAGGTCGAGCTGATCAAGGACCTCGGGTTCACGGCGTGCCGCATCCACCAGAAGATCGAGGATCCGCGGTTCCTGTACTGGTCCGACCGGCTCGGGCTGCTCCTGTGGGGCGAGACCCCCGGCGCCTACGAGTTCTCCGCGACCGCGGTGCAGCGCCTCACCCGCGAGTGGATGGACGCCGTCGACCGGGACGCCTCGCACCCGTCGCTCGTCACCTGGGTGCCGTTCAACGAGTCGTGGGGCATCCAGCACGTCGCCGACGACCCCGCGCAGCAGGCGTACTCCCGGGCGCTCACCGACCTCACCCGCGCGCTCGACCCCACCCGGCCCGTCGTCTCCAACGACGGCTGGGAGCAGCAGAACTCCGACATCATCACCGTGCACGACTACGAGGGCGACGGCGCCGTGCTCGCGCGGACCTACGCCGACGAGGCGGCGCGCGACCGCCTGCTGTCCGGGATGGGACCGGCCGGCCGCCGCATCCTCGTCGACGGAGCGGAGGACCGGGGCCAGCCGGTCATGCTCACCGAGTTCGGCGGCATCGCCTTCCAACCGGGCACGCGACGCGCCGACGGCTGGGGCTACACCGCCGCGACCGACGCGGAGGACTGGATCGCCCGCATCACCGCGCTCTACGACGCCGTCCGCGCGAGCACGTTCCTCGCCGGCTCCTGCTACACCCAGCTCACCGACACCATGCAGGAGACGAACGGCCTGCTGACGGCCGGGCGGGAACCGAAGGCGCCGATCGAGCAGATCCGCAAGGCCGTGCGCGGCAGGCCCTGACCCTGCGCTGCCCGCCCGCGGGCGGCGGCCCGGGTGGCGCACTGTCGGGAACGAGCTGCGGCGCCGCGCCGCCCGGTGCTCGACGAGAAACTGGACGCAGTGATCGCTCCGGGCGGCACCCCAACGTAGGCGCGACAACAGTGCTGTGCTGCTGGCACCGATCACGCCGCTGTGATCGGTGCCAGCAGCGCAGCAGGGCGGTGACCGCAACGATGGCGTGCTTCCCGGCGCTGCTCGCCGGTCAACGATCGGTTGCCGATTCGACGGCGTCAATGATTCGTTGACGAGTTGGCCGTTCCGGTTGCGCGAGGCCCACGGCACCGGGCGGTGCCGGCCGGGGGCCGGCCACCCGCCCATCTCTTGGCGGCAGACCTGCCGGCGGTGCGGCCTCCTGGCGGTGCGGCCTCCTGGCGGTGCGGCCTCCTGGCGGTGCGGCCTCCTGGCGGTGCGGCCTCCTGGCGGCGCCGCGCATTGTGCTGGGCATGCGATGCGGGCAGGCCGAAGGGGCGCGCGGCGCCGCCAGCAGGCCGGTCTCACGCGCAGGTGATGGCGGACCTCCGTGCCGGTCACGCACCTGGTGTGCGCTCGCGCACCCCGTGTCGGCCCACGTGCCCGGTCGACGAGGTGCGTGGGCGGAGAACGGGTGCGTGAGCTGCGGAGATCATTCCGATCGGCACACGATGGGCTTGGCGGAGTCGCTGATGTGCTCCTCGGGCCGATCACCAGAGCCCTCTCCCCCGCCGATAACCACTTCACACACCCGGTGGCCACTTCACACAAGGCCGGCCTTGTGTGAAGTCCCTGCTGGGTGTGTGAAGTCGGCTGTCGCGGCGCCACCGGCGGCATGATCAGCAGTTCGGCGCGTACCCGTGTCGTTTTTGCCCGTTCTCGCGCCGCAGCCCCGATCTTGTCCGCCCATACCGCCTTCGGTGGCGCCGCGCGCCCGAAGGGCAGGCCGGTGGCCTGCCGTGGGCGGGTGACCGCCAGCCGCCGGAGCCTCCGGCCCGCTGCCCGATCAGCGCTCGGCCTGGGCCCGCCGCCACTCCTCGTACTCCGGGCGGGCGGCGTCCGACAGCGGGTAGTACCGCTGCAGGTCGCCCCCCTCGGCGAGCTTGATCCGGGAGAACTCCTCCCACTCGGCGTGCTCGCCCGCCACCTCGAGCAGCTTCGGGGCCAGCGCGATCGGCACGACCACGGCGCCGTCGTCGTCGGCGACGATGATGTCGCCCGGCACCACGACGGTGCCGCCGCAGGCGACCGGCACGTTCACCGCGGTGGGGACGATGCCGGTCTGGGTGTGGAAGTTGGGCGTGGTGCCGCGCAACCACATCCCGATCCCCAGCTGGGAAGCCGATCCGAAGTCGCGGATGCAGCCGTCGACGACGATCCCCTTGCCGCCGCGACCGGCGAAGTAGGTGAGCATCATCTCGCCGAAGATCCCGCTGGTCATGTCCCCCCGGGCGTCGACGACCACGATGTCGCCCGGCTGCGTGTGGTACAGGACGTGCCGGTGCAGCTGGCGCTCGGGCTGGCTGTACTCGTCGACCGGGTAGAGGTCCTCCCGCTTCGGCAGGCACTGCAGGGTCAACGCCGGGCCGGCCACGCTCACCCCGGGCGTCCGGCTGACCGGGCCGGCGATGTGGGCGCTGCGGATGCCGAACTGCTTGAACAGCTCGCTGCTGGCCGTCGCACTCCCGATGCGCTCCAGCCCGGCCACGAGCTCGGGGTCGGGTCGGACGATGTCGGGTGTCTCCACCATGTGGTCCTCTCACTCCTGCGCCGCGGCGCGTCCACCGCCGGTCCGGCGGTCCCCGGTCGCCGTCACGGCGGCGGACGCCTCCTGGACGATCTCGGGTCCGTCCGACCTTCGCCCGAGCCCGTCCCGCCCGTCAACGCAGCCGCGCCACGCGCATCATTCGAGTACCGAATGCCGGTATCCGCCCGCCGGGTTCCCGGCCGTCGGGGCGCCCGTCACCCGCGGGCCGGGTGGGCGGGATCGACCCACGGCACGTGCTCGGGCTCGGGCACGCCCTCGATGTCGAGGTTCACCACGATCGGCTCCTGGCCGCTGCGGGTGAGCATGCATTCGAGGGGCTCGTCGTCGAGCGCGTTGATCTCCTGGTGCGGCACGAACGGCGGCACGAAGATGAACCCGCCCGGCCCGGCCTCGGCCGTGAACTCCAGCCGCTCGCCCCACCGCATCCGCGCCCGCCCGCGCACGACGTAGATCACGCTCTCCAGCTCGCCGTGGTGGTGTGCCCCGGTGCGAGCGCCCGGGTGGATCGTGACGGTGCCCGCCCACAGCTTCTGCGCCCCGGTCCGCGCCGCGGTGATCGC
This window harbors:
- a CDS encoding glycoside hydrolase family 2 protein; translated protein: MSAPPAPLSELPLASRQDGSHPRPQLIRSTWADLDGTWSFRHDDADTGLAAGWCAGLPAAQEIIVPFPPESVASGIAEPGFHRVVWYARTVSADDVATAGRSEHAPVVLLHFGAVDYRARVWIDGRFVGEHEGGHTPFTFDVTALVADGADHVLVVRAEDDPHDLTQPRGKQDWHEDAHAIWYRRTTGIWQTVWLEAVPATSIAHLRWLPAGPAAVDLSVRLRGRPAAGARLRVALRFDERDEDLGTIDVDVPATATSVDVTVPIARQRNGQAEDELTWSPERPRLVDATVSLLDADGGVTDAVSSYLGVRTVGVARGAFLLNGRPYDVRSVLNQGFWPDSHLAAPSRGALRREVELIKDLGFTACRIHQKIEDPRFLYWSDRLGLLLWGETPGAYEFSATAVQRLTREWMDAVDRDASHPSLVTWVPFNESWGIQHVADDPAQQAYSRALTDLTRALDPTRPVVSNDGWEQQNSDIITVHDYEGDGAVLARTYADEAARDRLLSGMGPAGRRILVDGAEDRGQPVMLTEFGGIAFQPGTRRADGWGYTAATDAEDWIARITALYDAVRASTFLAGSCYTQLTDTMQETNGLLTAGREPKAPIEQIRKAVRGRP
- a CDS encoding ribonuclease activity regulator RraA, whose amino-acid sequence is MVETPDIVRPDPELVAGLERIGSATASSELFKQFGIRSAHIAGPVSRTPGVSVAGPALTLQCLPKREDLYPVDEYSQPERQLHRHVLYHTQPGDIVVVDARGDMTSGIFGEMMLTYFAGRGGKGIVVDGCIRDFGSASQLGIGMWLRGTTPNFHTQTGIVPTAVNVPVACGGTVVVPGDIIVADDDGAVVVPIALAPKLLEVAGEHAEWEEFSRIKLAEGGDLQRYYPLSDAARPEYEEWRRAQAER
- a CDS encoding cupin domain-containing protein is translated as MTTPPPGQDWRAEGVRVVPGDALDTNTPQTPGMHRAAAITAARTGAQKLWAGTVTIHPGARTGAHHHGELESVIYVVRGRARMRWGERLEFTAEAGPGGFIFVPPFVPHQEINALDDEPLECMLTRSGQEPIVVNLDIEGVPEPEHVPWVDPAHPARG